CTCCCCTTTCATAAGTAATGCCTCTATTTCCCGGGAGAGTTCCAGGGCACTCTGCTCCAGTTCCGGAACGACCTGGTTGACCTGCTCAAACCCTTTGAAATCCCCATCGTACGCCTTGATTTTTTCCACGGCACGGGCAAAATGGCCTTTCAGGTCCGTGGCGTATTGCGTGAGTGCATAGGGGATCAAATCGGCATTTGCCATCCGGAGCGCCATCAGGCCGGCCCATTGTCCGATGGTCCCACCCATTTGAAATTCAGGGTCAACAAAGGTCTTGTAGTAGTGAAAATCATCGTAGTTTGTATGATACAATGTTGGGCCTCCAGCTCCGCCGCTCAGGGATGGTACACCCACATGCATATAAAACCCAACATGATCCGAACCGCCTCCGAGATTGCCGATGGAGGGCGCGTCCTGTCCGTCCCTCCACTGGTCGTACAGGGAGTTCCCCGAGTAGGGGTAATCCACTTTTTTTGCGGTTTCCGTCAACAACTTTTTGAGGGTCGGGGAGGCAGAGGCGCCGATATTTTTGCCGGAAACACCCCCGTCAAAATTCATGTAGGCAACGGCTTTTGCATTGAGTTCCCCCTTCATTTGCTCCACCCATTCAGCAGATCCGATGATGCCGTGTTCCTCTGCATCCCAATGGCCGATCAGGATAGACCTCCGGGGTTTTACTCCGCGTTCTGCCAGGGCCCCGAGGGCTTCGCTCACCGTCAACAACATGGCTGTGCCGCTATTCGGGTCTGTTGCCCCGAAAGCCCAGGCATCCAAATGGCACCCCAGGATAATCCATTCATCCGGGTAGACGGCCCCTTCAAACCTGCCCACTACATTCGCCACCCGGACCATATCCCGTTTCTGATCAACGTGCATCCTGAGGGTGAGCTCACCACCACCTGTGAGCCGGTAGGTAAATGGCAGCCCTCCCTGCCACGCCGCCGGGACCACATCGCCCTGCATCCTGCCCAGGATTTCCTTTGCAGAACCATAGGGGAGGGGCAATACAGGTATACCGGGCAGTGCCGTACTGGCCGGGTCCAGCCGATCTACCTTTTGTTTGCCATCAAGCGGCAGGGCAGGTTCAAAAGGCGTCAGGGGGTCGCCGGTGTAATCCAAAGTCAGGACAGAGCCCCTCTGGATGCCACTTTCATTGTAATAGGCCCCTTCCGGGTAAACCAGCCCGCGGGTGTAACCGCTATCGGCCGGATCCGTGTAAATAATCAGGCCCACAGCCCCGTATTGTTCGGCAAACTTGGCCTTGTAGCCCCTGAAATTCCCGCCGTACCGCGCAATGACTATTTTCCCTTCCACCGTTACCCCTGAATTTTCCAGGTATTCGAAGTCTTGAAGTGTTCCGTAATTGGCATAGACAACTTCTGCCGTTACGTCCCCGCTGCCCGAATAGGCATTCCAACCTTTCCCCAATGAAGGGTCGGTAGAGAAGGGGTCTTCCGGAAGGATGTATTCCTGTTGGTTGAGCGGCAGGCGGATGGGCGTAACCAGTTCCACCCCGGAGCTGCCACCATCCCCGGACATATAGATATCATAGGGATACCGGTTTACTTCCATACCTGCCTCCTGCATGACGGAAGCGATGTAATCCGCTACCTCCCGGTTTGCCTGGGTACCCGCCACGTGGGGTTTCCGGGTCAATTGTTCGAGGTGCTTCCTGAACTTTTGAAAATCCACGGCCTCCAGATATTCCGATTCCACGGATTGTTGGTTGATTGCCGATTCCGGGGTATATCCGGTTTGGTACTGGGCTGTGGTTGCCGAATGGGTAAGGGTTGCAAGGAGGATGCAAATGGTTGTTTTAATCCAGGTCTGCGGATGGAAGGCGGGATGCATGAAGTGATATAAATTAATTATTAATGATTCGTACCGTAGCCGGGGCTCCGGGATTTTTCCCGGCTGAAGATAGGCCAATGCCGACAATGGAGAAAGCGGGGCGTCAAAAAAATACACACCCCGGCAGGATATACCCCAAGGGATAACGAATAGGAGCAGCCTCCCAATAACAGGCCCCGGCAGAACCGGGGCCTTCCATCCGATTTGCGAATTGCAGAACCGGAACACCTAACCGTTTGCCAGGTCTAAATCCCGGTTGCCACGAATTCCCCGGTTATCAGGAGATCCCCCGCGGAACCGGAAGCATCGATGTTGATGGACCCCCGGATTACGGATCCACTGATAGAGGATATCGTGAAGGTGCCGTCATCGGACTGGGAACCCAGTTGATCCTCCTGGATGTTCCGCGAATAATTGACGAACGCATGGAAAAATGAGAACAGGTCCGTCCCAACCTTATAGGTTCCCGTGGTTACTTCTTCTTCCATGGTGATACCGAGCGTCAGGGTTTCTTTTCCTTCCGTATCCTGCGCCACCACTACAATGGTATTGAGGACGGTGTCTTCCCCTTCTCCGTTTTTGACATCCGTAAAATTGGAATTAAAGTGAATAGAGGAGCCGGTGAATGTAGCCTTTCCGGATTGATCCACAATGGTAAAATTAAAATAGGGATCGCTGGACTCTGGGGCTGTATCGCCGGAATCCGAGGAACAGCCCATCAGTACGAGCAGGCAGCAAAAAGCTGCGAATATCGAATATGCTTTCATGATTGCCGTTATTTAAAAAAGTATCCAACAGATAACATGACCACGGAGTTGGTCACCTTGATGTCACCTTCCGTGCTGTTGATATCCCCACCGAAGTAGTAACGAGCCCCGAAATTCAAACCGCCGTCCAGTTTGTATCCCAACCCGAGGTTCAACCCGATATCCGTCGATTTCACAATATCTTTGAAATCCTCTGTCTCTCCGTTGTCTTCCACTTCGGCTTTGAGCAGAATGCCCAGTTGCGGCCCGGCTTCCAGGCTCAGGCCATCGGCCACAAAGTATTTCAGGATCACCGGGATCACCAGGTAATCCACGCGCCAGATCTCATCGGTGTCATCCTCGTCTATGGCCCCCTGGCCGGAATAGAGCAGTTCCGGTTGGATGGCGAGTTGGTCCGTCAGCGGGATTTCGGCCACGCCCCCCAGGTGAAAGGATGTGCGGCTTTTACCCCCGTTTTCAAAATCGCCCCCCAGACTTGCCAGGTTTAACCCGGCCTTTACCCCGAAGGCAATGTCCTGGGCCTGCAGAGCAGGCATTCCCAGGAATAGTACAATCAATACATACAGTGTTCGTTTCATAATGCTGATTTTTAAGTGTTCCGATAATAGTTTCCGGGGGATTTTGGGTCAGTTCCAAAACTAGCAGTCCGGGTGTGACCCTGCTAACACAGGGGTTCCGAATACTGACAAATAAGTGCTTGGTGATTAATCGCAGAAGGTGGAAGGAGAGGCCCCGTGGCGTTCCCGAAAGCACTTGGAAAAATAAGACAGGTTATTAAAGCCCACCCGATAGGCCACCTGGGTAACCGTGTCTGCTTCCTGGCGGAGTAGCTGGGCAGCGCGGTCCAGGCGGAAGTTGCGCAACAGGGTCCCGGGGGCGGTGTTGGTCAGGGCCCGGACTTTCCGGTGCAATTGGGTCTTACTCATCCCGAGGGCGCGCTGCATCTGTGGCAACCCGAACTCGGGGTCTGCATGCTCCGCTTCCAGCAATGCGTGCAGGCGCTCCAGGAATTGCTGGTCCAGGGAGGTGGCCGTAACCTCTTCGGGTACCACGGCATGTGCCTGTTGCTGATAGTGGTCGCGCAATCGCTGACGCTGGCGTATGAGGTTGGCAACCCGAACGCGGAGTTCGCGCGTATCAAAGGGTTTGGTCAGGTAATCATCCGCACCGGTTTCGAGCCCTTCGAGTTTATTTTCCATGCCCGCGCGGGCCGTTAGCATAACCACGGGGATATGGCTGGTTTCGATACGGGTCTTCAATTTCTCAGTCATTTCCACGCCGTCCATACGGGGCATCATCAGGTCGGTGATAACCAGGTCCGGATTCCTGGATATGGCCAGTTTCAAACCTTCTT
This genomic window from Robiginitalea biformata HTCC2501 contains:
- a CDS encoding M28 family peptidase, which produces MHPAFHPQTWIKTTICILLATLTHSATTAQYQTGYTPESAINQQSVESEYLEAVDFQKFRKHLEQLTRKPHVAGTQANREVADYIASVMQEAGMEVNRYPYDIYMSGDGGSSGVELVTPIRLPLNQQEYILPEDPFSTDPSLGKGWNAYSGSGDVTAEVVYANYGTLQDFEYLENSGVTVEGKIVIARYGGNFRGYKAKFAEQYGAVGLIIYTDPADSGYTRGLVYPEGAYYNESGIQRGSVLTLDYTGDPLTPFEPALPLDGKQKVDRLDPASTALPGIPVLPLPYGSAKEILGRMQGDVVPAAWQGGLPFTYRLTGGGELTLRMHVDQKRDMVRVANVVGRFEGAVYPDEWIILGCHLDAWAFGATDPNSGTAMLLTVSEALGALAERGVKPRRSILIGHWDAEEHGIIGSAEWVEQMKGELNAKAVAYMNFDGGVSGKNIGASASPTLKKLLTETAKKVDYPYSGNSLYDQWRDGQDAPSIGNLGGGSDHVGFYMHVGVPSLSGGAGGPTLYHTNYDDFHYYKTFVDPEFQMGGTIGQWAGLMALRMANADLIPYALTQYATDLKGHFARAVEKIKAYDGDFKGFEQVNQVVPELEQSALELSREIEALLMKGELSKARAQRINRELIALEKSFIDDKGMYFGSWYKSLYASTDPFSGYASWILPGLEYEITEKSTNRLEEWDTRYADAIRSLTNKMRALAQGL
- a CDS encoding porin family protein, coding for MKRTLYVLIVLFLGMPALQAQDIAFGVKAGLNLASLGGDFENGGKSRTSFHLGGVAEIPLTDQLAIQPELLYSGQGAIDEDDTDEIWRVDYLVIPVILKYFVADGLSLEAGPQLGILLKAEVEDNGETEDFKDIVKSTDIGLNLGLGYKLDGGLNFGARYYFGGDINSTEGDIKVTNSVVMLSVGYFFK